From one Trifolium pratense cultivar HEN17-A07 linkage group LG1, ARS_RC_1.1, whole genome shotgun sequence genomic stretch:
- the LOC123900316 gene encoding pentatricopeptide repeat-containing protein At5g04780, mitochondrial-like, translated as MELHTHFIKFGFSRHSCLRNHLLTFCTNSRRFGYARNLFDQSTEPKTVVSWSALISQHVQNGFHKEALLAFNEMCMLGVKCNEFTFPSVLKACSIKKDLNMGKKVHAMTVVSGFESDAFVSNTLVVMYSKCGQFGDSNKLFGTIVDPNVVSWNALFSCHVQSDFLAEAVDLFKRMVASEVRPNEFSLSIILNACAGLRNGGLGTTVHGLLMKLGYGLDQFSTNALVDMYAKAGRIEDAVAIFRGIIRPDTVSWNAVIAGCVLHEYNDLALVLLNEMKKSGTCSPNVFTLSSALKACAAIGFKALGRQIHSCLVKIDTHSDLFVAVGLIDLYSKCDMMDDARRAYDLMPTKENIIAGNALISGYSQCGDDEQAISLFIKLHHENIDFNQTTLSTVLKSVASLQAIKVCKQIHTLSIKSGIYSDYYVINSLLDTYGKCSHIVEASKIFEERTWEDLVAYTSMITAYSQYGDGEEALKLYLQMQAADIKPDPFVCSSLLNACANLSAYVQGKQLHVHAIKFGFMSDIFASNSLVNMYAKCGSIEDADRAFSEIPQRGIVSWSAMIGGLAQHGHGKEALKLFNQMLKDCVSPNHITLVSVLCACNHAGLVNEGKHYFETMEEKFGIKPTQEHYACMIDLLGRSGKLKEAVNLVNSIPFEADGSVWGALLGAARIHKDVELGQKAADMLFTLEPDKSGTHVLLANIYASAGMWEKAANVRKDMKNSNVKKEPAISWIEVKDKIHTFIAGDRNHSRSDEIYAKLDELNELLSKAGYSPIIETDIHNVELSEKERLLYHHSEKLAVAFGLIATPPGAPIRVMKNLRVCVDCHTFLKFVAKIVSRQIVVRDINRFHHFKDGSCSCGDFW; from the coding sequence ATGGAACTCCACACCCACTTCATCAAGTTTGGATTTTCCCGCCACTCATGTCTCAGAAACCATTTATTAACATTTTGTACCAATTCTCGTCGTTTTGGGTATGCCCGCAACCTGTTTGATCAAAGTACTGAACCAAAAACAGTTGTTTCTTGGTCTGCTTTGATATCTCAGCATGTGCAAAATGGGTTTCATAAAGAGGCCTTATTGGCATTTAATGAGATGTGTATGTTGGGTGTTAAGTGTAATGAGTTTACATTCCCTAGTGTTCTCAAAGCATGCTCAATCAAGAAAGATTTGAATATGGGGAAAAAAGTTCATGCCATGACTGTGGTCTCAGGGTTTGAATCTGATGCATTTGTTTCAAATACTTTGGTTGTTATGTATTCCAAATGCGGGCAGTTTGGCGACTCTAATAAATTGTTTGGTACGATTGTGGACCCGAATGTTGTTTCGTGGAATGCTTTGTTTTCTTGTCACGTGCAAAGTGATTTCTTAGCTGAAGCTGTTGATTTGTTTAAACGAATGGTTGCGAGTGAAGTAAGACCTAATGAGTTCAGCCTTTCAATTATATTGAATGCCTGTGCTGGATTGCGGAATGGAGGTCTCGGAACGACGGTTCATGGGCTTCTAATGAAGCTTGGATATGGTTTGGATCAATTTTCTACAAATGCCTTGGTTGATATGTATGCAAAAGCAGGGAGGATTGAAGATGCTGTTGCTATTTTTCGAGGAATTATACGCCCCGATACGGTTTCTTGGAATGCAGTTATTGCCGGATGTGTTCTTCATGAGTATAATGATTTGGCTTTGGTACTGTTGAATGAGATGAAAAAGTCGGGAACTTGTTCTCCCAATGTGTTTACCTTATCAAGTGCCTTAAAAGCATGTGCTGCAATAGGGTTTAAGGCTCTGGGTAGACAGATACATTCTTGTTTGGTAAAGATTGATACTCATTCAGATTTGTTTGTGGCTGTTGGACTAATAGATTTATATTCCAAGTGTGATATGATGGATGATGCAAGAAGAGCTTATGATTTGATGCCAACAAAAGAGAATATTATTGCAGGGAATGCTTTGATCTCCGGTTACTCGCAGTGTGGTGATGACGAACAAGCAATCTCACTTTTTATCAAATTGCACCATGAAAATATAGATTTCAACCAAACTACTTTGTCGACGGTTCTTAAATCTGTGGCCAGCTTGCAGGCAATCAAGGTATGCAAGCAAATTCACACACTTTCCATCAAATCTGGAATTTATTCAGATTACTATGTAATAAACAGTCTTCTTGACACTTATGGAAAGTGTAGTCATATAGTTGAAGCTTCAAAAATATTCGAAGAGCGCACTTGGGAAGATTTGGTGGCTTACACATCCATGATAACTGCATATTCTCAATACGGGGATGGAGAAGAGGCTTTAAAGCTATATTTGCAGATGCAAGCTGCAGACATCAAGCCAGATCCTTTTGTATGCAGTTCTCTTTTAAATGCTTGTGCAAACTTGTCTGCATATGTGCAAGGGAAACAATTACATGTCCATGCCATTAAGTTTGGATTTATGTCTGATATTTTTGCCAGCAATTCTCTTGTTAATATGTATGCAAAATGTGGAAGCATAGAGGATGCTGATCGCGCCTTTTCCGAGATACCTCAGAGAGGAATAGTCTCGTGGTCTGCAATGATTGGAGGGTTGGCTCAACATGGCCATGGTAAAGAGGCTCTTAAGTTGTTCAATCAAATGCTTAAAGATTGTGTGTCACCAAACCATATTACACTAGTCAGTGTTCTCTGTGCATGTAATCACGCCGGTTTGGTAAATGAGGGGAAACACTATTTTGAAACAATGGAGGAAAAGTTTGGAATCAAACCTACACAAGAGCATTATGCTTGCATGATTGATCTCCTTGGAAGATCAGGGAAACTAAAGGAAGCAGTGAATCTTGTGAATTCCATTCCATTTGAAGCTGATGGATCAGTTTGGGGGGCGCTTCTTGGTGCTGCAAGAATCCATAAAGATGTTGAACTTGGTCAGAAAGCTGCAGATATGCTTTTCACTCTTGAGCCAGACAAATCTGGTACTCATGTTCTCCTTGCAAACATTTATGCATCCGCAGGGATGTGGGAAAAGGCCGCAAATGTTAGAAAGGATATGAAAAACAGCAATGTGAAGAAGGAACCCGCAATTAGTTGGATTGAGGTCAAAGACAAGATACACACTTTCATTGCTGGAGATAGAAATCATTCTAGAAGCGATGAAATATATGCTAAATTAGATGAGTTAAATGAGCTTCTAAGTAAAGCTGGATACAGTCCTATCATAGAGACTGATATACATAATGTGGAACTAAGTGAAAAGGAAAGGCTCTTATATCATCATAGTGAGAAACTTGCTGTAGCTTTTGGATTAATTGCTACACCACCTGGAGCTCCAATAAGGGTAATGAAGAATTTGAGAGTTTGTGTTGACTGCCACACCTTTCTCAAATTTGTAGCTAAGATTGTTTCAAGGCAAATTGTTGTTAGAGATATCAATAGGTTCCACCATTTTAAAGACGGATCATGTTCCTGTGGTGATTTTTGGTAA
- the LOC123900347 gene encoding protein trichome birefringence-like 42 — protein MTFDFLLHLLPQTFVVLWVVTLPLPYHVHVNAFQAKQLNQAEGCDFSQGQWVVDESYYPLYDASSDCPFIVQGFDCLINGRPDQDYLKYRWKPSACDLPRFDGVKFLETYRGKKITFVGDSISDNTWQSLACLLHIAVPESKYTLTRLTKHLSMFLFEEYQVTIMWVKDGYLVDAFRDTEKGRILKLDSITSWDMWNGDVLIFNTYHWWFHTGQTPTYFQVGNEIIDMDNMEAYRIGLTTWSNWVDSNIDPSKTTVIFQGIAAAHSGENHCINQTLPEEGSMPTYPGVDIVKSVLSNMKNQVYWLDITLQTQLRIDGHPSIYTGRGTSYEDCSHWCLAGAPDTWNEILYAVLLRN, from the exons ATGACATTTGATTTCTTGTTACATCTTCTTCCACAGACCTTTGTTGTTCTATGGGTAGTGACACTTCCACTACCATACCATGTGCATGTCAATGCCTTCCAAGCCAAGCAATTAAATCAAGCTGAAGGATGTGATTTTTCTCAAGGGCAATGGGTTGTTGATGAATCTTACTATCCTCTCTATGATGCCTCAAGTGATTGTCCTTTTATAGTGCAAGGATTTGATTGCCTAATAAATGGTAGACCTGATCAAGATTACCTCAAATATAGATGGAAACCTTCTGCTTGTGATCTTCCAAG ATTTGATGGCGTGAAATTCTTGGAGACATACAGAGGGAAGAAGATAACATTTGTAGGGGACTCTATAAGTGATAATACATGGCAGTCACTTGCATGTTTACTTCACATTGCAGTGCCAGAATCAAAGTACACATTAACAAGACTAACAAAACATCTTTCTATGTTCTTATTTGAG GAGTATCAAGTTACAATAATGTGGGTGAAAGATGGTTACCTAGTGGATGCTTTTCGTGATACAGAAAAGGGAAGAATATTAAAACTTGACTCCATTACATCTTGGGACATGTGGAATGGTgatgttttgattttcaatacCTACCATTGGTGGTTTCACACAGGACAAACTCCAAC ATATTTTCAAGTGGGTAATGAGATAATAGACATGGATAACATGGAAGCTTACAGGATTGGGTTAACCACTTGGTCTAATTGGGTTGATTCTAACATTGATCCCTCAAAGACCACTGTTATTTTCCAAGGAATTGCTGCTGCACATTCAGG GGAAAATCACTGTATAAATCAAACTTTGCCAGAGGAAGGATCAATGCCAACTTATCCTGGTGTAGACATTGTTAAGAGTGTTTTGAGTAACATGAAAAACCAAGTTTATTGGCTTGATATTACTTTGCAAACACAACTGAGGATAGATGGTCATCCTTCGATATACACTGGCCGAGGCACTTCTTATGAGGACTGCAGTCACTGGTGTCTAGCTGGTGCTCCTGATACATGGAATGAAATCTTGTATGCTGTTTTACTAAGAAATTAG